The following are encoded together in the Candidatus Cetobacterium colombiensis genome:
- the cas1 gene encoding type II CRISPR-associated endonuclease Cas1 translates to MSWRTIYITQCEKISLYLDNLLIVKDATEYKIPLKDIGSIVVEDYKAVFTMKILNKFIEYNILLITCDEKHNPYGILNSIGNHSRQYKVVSNQIQWGELEKNYLWKGIVRKKIENQREVMKLLNCNLDMINKMSDYIEDVEIGDLTNREGIAAGIYFRNIFGDKFRRKAGEGVQNSALNYGYA, encoded by the coding sequence TATTTAGATAATTTATTGATAGTTAAAGATGCAACAGAATATAAAATTCCATTAAAAGATATAGGAAGCATAGTGGTTGAAGATTATAAAGCTGTATTTACAATGAAAATACTTAATAAATTTATAGAATACAATATATTATTGATAACTTGTGATGAAAAACATAATCCCTACGGCATATTAAATTCAATTGGAAATCATTCAAGACAGTATAAAGTAGTATCAAATCAAATACAATGGGGAGAGCTTGAAAAAAATTATTTATGGAAAGGTATTGTAAGAAAAAAGATTGAAAATCAAAGAGAAGTAATGAAACTTTTAAATTGTAATTTGGATATGATTAACAAGATGAGTGATTACATTGAAGATGTAGAGATTGGAGATCTAACCAATCGTGAAGGAATAGCAGCAGGTATTTATTTTAGAAATATATTTGGAGATAAATTTAGAAGAAAAGCAGGAGAAGGTGTACAAAATAGTGCTTTAAATTATGGATATGCA